TATTTGCTAATTTGTGTAGTTATTAATATCTTTGGGGAAAGAGATATCAGAAATACCTAGAGATACTAAAGAAAACATTTTTATACTTTTAAGAAATTATGTTTGATCTTATAAGAAAAAATATTTTTGTTTCTATTTTAGAATTATTGGAAGTTCCTCATACTCGGAGGTACTCCTCAAAATATTATTATGAACATCCTAATAAAAACAATTTATTGTGATTGTCTTCCATGTTATCGTACTATGGCATAAAAAATACAGGCGTCAAACTAACAAATAAAACTGATATTATTCATGTTAAATGTCCTTTTATTGCACATTTAGATGATGGTTTTGCTCTGGTAGTTAGCATAAATGAAAAATATGCCTCTTACATTGAGGATAATTCACTTAAAAATAAGAGGGTGTCTATCGACAGTTTTAAAAGAAGTTGGACGGGAAATCTATTGCTTGTTGAACCACAAACCAATTCACAAGGACCAGGATTCAGAAACCATAGGAATGAAGAATATTTAAGAAATGGAAAAACAATTCTTTTTTTTCTTTCTATTGCATTTGTGTTAATTGAATTTACATATCATAATATCATAAAAGCATCCTCTAAGTTCAGCTTCTGTATTTTATTATTTAGCATAGTTGGAACTTCTATATGCATGCTTTTAGTAAATAGAAAAATAAACAGAGGATTTGCAGACAGATTTTGCTCTCTGTCCAACACTATGAACTGCAACAAGGTCCTAGATTCAAAAATATTCAGCATATCAGGCTTCATAGATTTGACAGATATAGGATTAGGCTTTTTTATCTCAAATATAGTTATTGTTTGCATTTTTCCTGTTTTTACAAAATATCTTGTTGTTATTAATTTATTAGGTTTCCCCTTTACTATTTGGAGTATTTGGTATCAGAAATTTAAGGTTAAAGAATGGTGCCCCCTTTGCCTATCAGTTATTTTCACTTTATGGGGAATCTATTATTCCGCTTTTGCTTTCAATAAATGGATTGGGATTGGGGCTTTTTATTTTATTGATTTTTTGCTTACTGGATCTATTTTTATCATAATTATTTTAGGCATTAGCTACTTAACTTCCATCTTACAAGATAGTAAAGACTTGGTTAAAGCTACGTATGAAATAAAACAGATAAAATTCAATGAAAGTGTTTTTTGGACTCTTTTATACAAACAAGATTATTATCCTGAATCAGAACTCCATCCACATATATTAATTAGTAATACTCAGTCAGATCATAGTATTACGATTTTGGTTAATCCCCATTGTACTCCATGTGCCCTGATGCACCAGCGAATACAGTCTTTCCTGAAAAAGAACCCCAATATCTCTGTTAGATATATATTTAGTTCTTTTCATAACTTCATCGTGTGATTTTGTTATTCCAAACCATGCTTTTTCTTTATTTGTTATGAAATTCTTATCGAAACATCTCATTACAGTCTTATTTTTTACGTTCCTATCTCTGACTGTTCGAGCACAAGTGGTACAGTCATTAGACTCGGCTTATATGAAGGTCGCATATCGCTATACGCACATTCGCAAGCCTCCTCGTCCTCGACCATTAGCTGATAATTTGATTCTATCTGTCGGATATCGAACTTCTGCATTTTTCAGTCCCATTACCTTAGAAATCGATTCGTTATTCGCTTCACAGGAAGGTGAAGAGCTTTTCATGAAACGGTTTAGTGATGCTTTTGACAAAGGGATTATATTATCGAAGAAGTTTTCATCTTATATATTCAAAAATTATCCTCAT
This genomic window from Porphyromonadaceae bacterium W3.11 contains:
- a CDS encoding vitamin K epoxide reductase family protein; translation: MLSYYGIKNTGVKLTNKTDIIHVKCPFIAHLDDGFALVVSINEKYASYIEDNSLKNKRVSIDSFKRSWTGNLLLVEPQTNSQGPGFRNHRNEEYLRNGKTILFFLSIAFVLIEFTYHNIIKASSKFSFCILLFSIVGTSICMLLVNRKINRGFADRFCSLSNTMNCNKVLDSKIFSISGFIDLTDIGLGFFISNIVIVCIFPVFTKYLVVINLLGFPFTIWSIWYQKFKVKEWCPLCLSVIFTLWGIYYSAFAFNKWIGIGAFYFIDFLLTGSIFIIIILGISYLTSILQDSKDLVKATYEIKQIKFNESVFWTLLYKQDYYPESELHPHILISNTQSDHSITILVNPHCTPCALMHQRIQSFLKKNPNISVRYIFSSFHNFIV